The Flavobacterium faecale genome has a segment encoding these proteins:
- the ruvA gene encoding Holliday junction branch migration protein RuvA gives MIAHLQGKLVEKTPTDVVIDCGGVGYHVNISLHTYSLLPTTDFIKLFTYLQIKEDSHTLFGFVEKSEREIFKLLISVSGIGANIARQMLSSMDPKQIINAIASGDVATIQSIKGIGIKTAQRVILDLKEKMLKLYDIDEVSISQSNTNRDEALSALEVLGFVRKASEKIIEKIVKEDPDASVETIIKKALKNL, from the coding sequence ATGATAGCACATTTACAAGGGAAATTAGTTGAAAAAACACCAACCGATGTTGTAATCGATTGTGGTGGAGTGGGGTATCATGTCAATATTTCGTTGCATACGTATTCATTACTACCTACAACAGATTTTATAAAGTTGTTTACTTACCTTCAAATAAAGGAGGATTCACATACTTTATTTGGCTTTGTAGAAAAATCAGAAAGAGAAATTTTCAAATTGTTGATTTCAGTTTCAGGAATAGGTGCTAATATTGCACGACAAATGTTGTCGTCCATGGATCCAAAGCAAATTATCAATGCTATTGCTTCTGGTGATGTGGCTACAATTCAATCTATTAAAGGTATTGGAATCAAAACAGCGCAACGTGTTATTTTGGATTTGAAAGAAAAAATGTTGAAATTGTACGATATCGATGAAGTTTCGATTTCGCAAAGCAATACAAATAGAGATGAAGCGTTATCTGCTCTAGAGGTGTTAGGCTTTGTTCGAAAAGCTTCTGAGAAAATAATTGAAAAAATCGTTAAGGAAGACCCAGATGCTTCTGTAGAAACGATTATAAAGAAGGCGTTGAAAAACTTATAA
- a CDS encoding NADP-dependent malic enzyme — protein MNKDSKRREALLYHAKPTPGKIQVVPTKKYATQRDLSLAYSPGVAEPCLEIAKDVNNVYKYTAKGNLVAVISNGTAVLGLGDIGPEASKPVMEGKGLLFKIFADIDVFDIEVDTKNIEEFIQTVKNIAPTFGGINLEDIKAPESFEIERRLVEELNIPVMHDDQHGTAIISSAALINALELAEKKAEDVKMVVSGAGSAAIACADLYMLLGVKLENILMFNSKGLLTKNNPALSELQLKFAKDMEPISLGEALVGADVFLGLSSGDIMSADMLLGMAENPIVFAMANPNPEIDYNLAIQTRKDVIMATGRSDHPNQVNNVLGFPYIFRGALDVRATKINEAMKMAAVQALALLAKESVPEQVNVAYGATKLVFGKEYIIPKPFDPRLISIVAPAVAKAAMDSGVALNPITDWAKYEEDLLERLGNDNKMLRMISNKAKMDPKRIVFAEAEHLDVLKAAQIVLEEGVAIPILLGNKEIISELKGELGFDADVEIIDPKDKAEDGRRKRFAETYFESRKRRGIALYDAQRLMRERNYFAAMMINTGEADGLVTGHTRSYATVLKPMLQLVGKAPGASIVATTNMMMTARGPMFLSDTAVNIDPTAEELAKIALMTAKTARMFGVEPVIAMVSYSNFGSSSNPKANKVREAVAYLHEHHPDLIVDGEIQSDFALNPELLKEKFPFSTLVGKKVNILIFPNLDAANITYKLLKELNKVESIGPIMMGMSKPVHIFQLGAGVEEMVNMATIAVLDAQEKGKRKK, from the coding sequence ATGAACAAGGATAGTAAAAGAAGAGAAGCATTATTGTATCATGCAAAGCCCACTCCAGGGAAGATACAAGTAGTTCCAACTAAAAAATATGCCACGCAAAGAGATTTATCATTGGCGTATTCACCGGGTGTTGCAGAGCCTTGTTTGGAAATTGCTAAAGATGTTAATAATGTTTATAAATATACTGCAAAAGGAAATCTAGTAGCTGTAATTTCGAACGGAACCGCAGTGTTAGGTTTAGGTGATATTGGTCCAGAGGCGTCAAAGCCAGTAATGGAAGGTAAAGGGTTGCTTTTTAAAATCTTTGCTGATATTGATGTGTTTGACATTGAAGTGGATACAAAAAATATAGAAGAATTTATCCAAACCGTAAAAAATATTGCACCAACTTTTGGTGGAATTAATTTGGAGGATATTAAAGCTCCAGAATCGTTCGAAATTGAACGTAGGTTGGTTGAAGAATTGAATATTCCGGTAATGCATGATGACCAACATGGTACTGCTATTATTTCTTCAGCAGCACTTATAAACGCATTGGAATTGGCTGAGAAAAAAGCAGAGGATGTAAAGATGGTTGTCTCAGGAGCCGGATCTGCTGCGATAGCTTGTGCTGATTTGTATATGTTGTTGGGTGTAAAACTTGAAAATATTTTGATGTTTAACAGTAAAGGTTTGTTGACCAAAAACAATCCTGCGCTTTCTGAATTACAATTAAAATTTGCCAAAGATATGGAGCCAATCTCTTTAGGAGAAGCTCTAGTAGGTGCTGATGTATTTTTGGGATTATCATCAGGAGATATTATGTCTGCTGATATGTTGTTAGGAATGGCTGAAAATCCTATTGTATTTGCTATGGCAAATCCAAACCCTGAGATTGATTACAATTTAGCAATCCAAACAAGAAAAGATGTGATTATGGCTACGGGTCGTTCAGATCATCCTAATCAGGTTAATAATGTACTTGGTTTTCCATACATTTTTAGAGGAGCACTTGATGTACGTGCAACCAAAATTAATGAAGCGATGAAAATGGCTGCTGTTCAAGCGCTTGCCTTACTTGCAAAAGAGTCGGTACCAGAACAAGTAAACGTTGCCTATGGTGCTACCAAATTAGTTTTTGGTAAAGAATATATTATACCAAAACCTTTTGACCCACGATTGATTTCGATTGTTGCTCCTGCTGTAGCAAAAGCAGCTATGGACTCTGGAGTGGCGCTGAACCCGATCACTGATTGGGCAAAATACGAAGAGGATTTATTGGAGCGTTTAGGTAACGATAATAAAATGCTTCGTATGATCAGCAACAAAGCAAAAATGGATCCGAAAAGGATTGTATTTGCTGAAGCAGAACATCTTGATGTTTTGAAAGCTGCTCAAATTGTATTGGAAGAAGGGGTTGCAATTCCGATCTTATTAGGTAACAAAGAAATAATTTCAGAATTAAAAGGAGAGCTTGGTTTTGATGCTGATGTAGAAATCATCGATCCTAAAGATAAAGCTGAAGACGGAAGAAGAAAGCGTTTTGCAGAAACGTACTTTGAATCTCGTAAAAGACGTGGTATTGCCTTGTATGACGCCCAACGTTTGATGCGTGAGCGTAACTATTTTGCAGCCATGATGATTAATACAGGTGAAGCTGATGGTTTGGTTACTGGACATACGAGAAGTTATGCTACAGTTTTAAAGCCAATGTTACAATTGGTAGGTAAAGCTCCAGGTGCGTCAATAGTAGCGACCACCAATATGATGATGACTGCAAGAGGACCGATGTTTTTGTCTGATACGGCTGTGAATATAGATCCAACTGCTGAAGAATTAGCTAAAATTGCTTTAATGACTGCCAAAACTGCTAGAATGTTTGGTGTAGAGCCTGTTATTGCGATGGTTTCGTATTCTAATTTCGGATCATCTTCAAATCCAAAAGCAAATAAAGTGAGAGAAGCAGTTGCCTATTTACACGAACATCATCCTGATTTAATTGTGGATGGTGAGATACAGTCTGACTTTGCATTGAATCCGGAATTGTTAAAAGAAAAATTTCCGTTTTCTACATTGGTAGGTAAAAAAGTGAATATACTTATTTTCCCTAATTTGGATGCTGCAAACATTACTTATAAGTTGCTGAAAGAGTTGAATAAAGTAGAATCTATCGGGCCAATTATGATGGGTATGAGCAAACCAGTACACATTTTTCAATTGGGTGCAGGTGTTGAAGAGATGGTTAATATGGCAACAATTGCTGTTTTAGATGCACAAGAAAAAGGAAAAAGAAAAAAATAA
- a CDS encoding CBS domain-containing protein — MTVNQILSVKGGDVFSIVSTISVYDALKVMGEKNVGALLVMDNDVIVGILSERDYARKIVLKDKTSKDTLVKDIMGTGIITVAPTDTIDYCMNLMSGKRIRHLPVVANNIVLGVVSIGDIVKATIAKQKNTIDHLDSYINGTQS, encoded by the coding sequence ATGACTGTAAATCAAATACTAAGCGTTAAAGGAGGAGATGTGTTCTCTATAGTTTCTACAATTTCTGTTTATGATGCCTTAAAGGTCATGGGCGAAAAAAATGTTGGAGCATTATTGGTGATGGATAATGATGTAATTGTTGGAATCCTCTCAGAAAGAGATTATGCTCGAAAAATAGTTTTGAAAGATAAAACTTCAAAAGATACTTTGGTAAAAGATATTATGGGAACGGGTATTATTACAGTTGCACCAACAGATACTATTGATTATTGCATGAATTTAATGAGTGGTAAGAGAATTAGACATTTACCAGTAGTTGCAAATAATATAGTTCTCGGTGTAGTGTCGATTGGTGACATTGTAAAAGCTACTATTGCTAAACAAAAAAATACAATTGATCACTTGGACTCCTATATAAACGGTACTCAAAGTTAA
- the queG gene encoding tRNA epoxyqueuosine(34) reductase QueG, protein MISKTENTQFIKFEAKRLGFLSCGISKAGFLETEAPRLENWLNKNHNGQMAYMENHFDKRLDPTLLVEGSKTVVSLLLNYFPEKKQVEDSYKISKYAYGTDYHAVVKDKLNELLFSIKTAVGDVSGRAFVDSAPVLDKAWAAKSGLGWIGKNSNLITQKVGSFYFIAELIIDLELDYDHAVTDHCGSCTACLDACPTQAIIAPYVVDGSKCISYFTIELKENIPDSMKGQFDDWAFGCDICQDVCPWNRFSKPHKEPLFDPNSHLLSMSKKDWEEITEDTFKHVFKDSPLKRSKYSGITRNIKFLQ, encoded by the coding sequence ATTATTTCTAAAACAGAAAATACACAATTCATAAAATTCGAAGCCAAGCGCCTCGGTTTTTTGTCTTGTGGTATTTCTAAAGCTGGTTTTTTAGAAACAGAAGCTCCTAGGTTAGAAAATTGGTTGAACAAAAATCATAATGGTCAAATGGCCTATATGGAGAATCATTTTGATAAACGATTAGATCCAACATTATTGGTAGAAGGCAGTAAGACGGTGGTTTCATTGTTGCTGAATTATTTTCCGGAAAAAAAACAAGTAGAAGATAGTTATAAGATTTCGAAGTATGCTTACGGAACCGATTATCACGCTGTTGTTAAAGACAAGCTAAACGAATTGTTATTTTCGATTAAAACGGCTGTTGGAGATGTGTCTGGTCGTGCTTTTGTGGATTCTGCTCCAGTTTTGGATAAAGCTTGGGCTGCTAAATCTGGTTTGGGATGGATTGGAAAGAACAGTAATCTCATTACACAAAAAGTGGGTTCCTTTTATTTTATAGCGGAACTTATTATTGATTTAGAATTAGACTATGATCATGCGGTAACAGATCACTGTGGTTCGTGCACTGCTTGTTTAGATGCTTGCCCGACTCAAGCGATCATAGCGCCTTATGTGGTAGACGGTAGTAAATGTATTTCTTATTTTACTATTGAATTAAAAGAGAATATTCCTGATAGTATGAAAGGCCAATTTGATGATTGGGCGTTTGGTTGTGATATTTGTCAAGACGTTTGCCCTTGGAATCGTTTTTCTAAACCACATAAGGAACCGCTATTTGATCCTAATTCGCACCTTTTGTCAATGTCAAAAAAAGACTGGGAAGAGATCACTGAGGATACTTTCAAGCATGTTTTTAAAGACTCTCCTCTTAAACGCTCCAAATATTCTGGGATTACTAGAAATATTAAATTCTTGCAATAA
- the ruvB gene encoding Holliday junction branch migration DNA helicase RuvB: MNENLDPTTDGFGSEEFDLEKRLRPLSFDDFAGQDQVLENLKVFVAAANQRNEALDHTLFHGPPGLGKTTLANILANELEVGIKITSGPVLDKPGDLAGLLTNLDERDVLFIDEIHRLSPIVEEYLYSAMEDFKIDIMIESGPNARTVQINLNPFTLIGATTRSGLLTAPMRARFGISSRLQYYTTELLTSIVERSSSILKMPISHEAAIEIAGRSRGTPRIANALLRRVRDFAQIKGNGTIDIEIARYSLKALNVDAHGLDEMDNKILTTIIDKFKGGPVGLSTLATAVSESSETIEEVYEPFLIQEGFIMRTPRGREVTDKAYKHLGRIKTNIQGGLF, translated from the coding sequence ATGAATGAAAATTTAGATCCTACTACAGATGGTTTTGGTTCGGAAGAATTTGATCTTGAAAAAAGATTAAGACCGCTGTCTTTTGATGATTTTGCTGGTCAAGATCAAGTTTTAGAAAACCTCAAGGTTTTTGTGGCAGCAGCTAATCAGCGTAATGAAGCTTTGGATCATACGTTGTTTCATGGTCCTCCAGGTTTGGGTAAAACGACATTGGCAAACATTTTGGCTAATGAATTAGAAGTTGGTATTAAAATTACCTCTGGTCCTGTGTTGGATAAACCGGGTGATTTGGCTGGACTACTGACCAATCTTGACGAACGCGATGTTTTATTTATTGATGAAATTCACCGGTTAAGTCCGATAGTGGAGGAGTACTTATATTCTGCCATGGAAGATTTTAAGATTGATATAATGATTGAGTCTGGTCCTAATGCTAGAACCGTTCAAATTAATCTTAATCCGTTTACTTTGATTGGCGCCACTACGCGCTCAGGATTATTAACTGCGCCAATGCGTGCTCGTTTCGGTATTTCTTCTCGTTTACAATATTATACTACCGAATTATTGACAAGTATTGTAGAGCGATCTTCTTCAATTTTGAAAATGCCAATTTCACATGAAGCTGCTATAGAGATTGCAGGTCGTAGCCGTGGTACACCTCGTATTGCGAATGCCTTATTACGAAGAGTAAGGGATTTTGCTCAAATAAAAGGGAATGGTACTATTGACATTGAAATTGCTCGGTATAGTTTAAAAGCTTTGAACGTTGATGCTCATGGTTTGGATGAGATGGACAACAAGATTTTGACAACTATTATTGATAAGTTCAAAGGAGGTCCAGTTGGTTTGTCAACCTTAGCGACTGCTGTATCTGAAAGTAGTGAAACTATTGAAGAGGTGTATGAGCCATTCCTTATACAAGAAGGTTTTATCATGCGTACACCTAGAGGTAGAGAAGTTACTGATAAAGCTTATAAACATTTGGGACGTATCAAGACCAATATTCAAGGAGGACTTTTTTAG
- a CDS encoding cytochrome c oxidase subunit I, with translation MSAEGHDHGHDHEHEHHHKDTFITKYIFSIDHKMIAKQYLITGIIMGVIGIGMSMLFRMQLAWPEESFKIFNFILGDKWAPDGVMKNDVYLALVTIHGTIMVFFVLTAGLSGTFSNLLIPLQIGARDMASGFMNMISYWLFFLSAVIMLSSLFVEAGPASAGWTIYPPLSALPQAIPGSGMGMTLWLISMAIFIASSLMGSLNYIVTVINLRTKGMSMTRLPLTIWTFFVTAIIGVVSFPVLLSACLLLIFDRSFGTSFFLSDIYIAGEVLHYQGGSPVLFEHLFWFLGHPEVYIVILPAMGLVSEILATNSRKPIFGYRAMIMSVLAIAFLSTIVWGHHMFISGMNPFLGSVFTFTTLLIAIPSAVKAFNWITTLWKGNLQLNPAMLFSIGMVSTFITGGLTGIILGDSTLDINVHDTYFVIAHFHLVMGISALYGMFGGIYHWFPKLFGRMLNKNMGYVHFWVTAVCAYGVFFPMHFIGLAGLPRRYYTNTNFPLFDDLQNVNVLITTFALVGGVFQLVFLYNFFSSIFVGKKAVQNPWRSNTLEWTTPVEHIHGNWPGEIPEVHRWPYDYSNPGHDEDFVPQTVPMKPGEEVLHH, from the coding sequence ATGTCAGCAGAAGGTCACGATCACGGACACGATCACGAACACGAACATCATCATAAAGATACATTCATTACTAAATATATTTTTAGTATTGATCATAAGATGATTGCCAAACAATACTTAATTACAGGTATTATTATGGGAGTTATTGGAATTGGTATGTCAATGCTTTTTAGAATGCAATTAGCATGGCCAGAAGAATCTTTTAAAATTTTCAATTTTATTTTAGGTGATAAATGGGCTCCAGATGGAGTAATGAAAAATGACGTCTATTTAGCACTAGTTACCATTCACGGTACCATAATGGTTTTCTTTGTACTGACCGCCGGTCTTAGTGGTACGTTTAGTAATTTGCTGATACCGCTACAAATTGGAGCAAGGGATATGGCTTCTGGATTCATGAATATGATTTCCTATTGGTTGTTCTTTTTGTCAGCTGTTATTATGTTAAGCTCATTATTTGTTGAAGCAGGTCCTGCTTCTGCAGGTTGGACAATTTATCCTCCTTTGAGTGCTTTACCGCAAGCTATTCCTGGTTCAGGAATGGGAATGACTTTATGGTTAATTTCCATGGCTATTTTTATAGCATCTTCTTTGATGGGTTCTTTGAACTATATTGTAACAGTAATTAACTTAAGAACTAAGGGTATGTCTATGACTAGATTACCTCTTACTATCTGGACATTCTTTGTAACTGCTATTATTGGAGTTGTATCGTTTCCTGTTCTTTTGTCAGCTTGTTTATTATTAATCTTTGATAGAAGTTTTGGTACTTCTTTCTTCTTGTCTGATATTTATATCGCTGGTGAGGTTTTACATTATCAAGGTGGTTCTCCTGTATTGTTTGAGCACTTATTTTGGTTCTTAGGTCACCCTGAGGTATATATCGTTATCTTACCTGCGATGGGTCTTGTATCTGAAATTTTAGCTACAAACTCTCGTAAACCAATTTTTGGATATAGAGCGATGATTATGTCTGTTCTTGCAATTGCATTTTTATCTACAATTGTTTGGGGACACCATATGTTTATCTCTGGTATGAATCCATTCTTGGGATCTGTGTTTACTTTTACAACCTTACTGATTGCGATTCCATCTGCTGTAAAAGCATTTAATTGGATCACAACTTTATGGAAAGGAAACTTACAATTGAATCCAGCAATGTTGTTTTCTATCGGAATGGTGTCAACCTTTATTACTGGAGGTTTAACTGGAATTATTTTAGGTGATAGTACATTAGATATTAACGTTCATGATACTTATTTTGTAATTGCTCACTTCCACTTAGTAATGGGTATTTCTGCTCTTTACGGTATGTTTGGAGGTATTTACCATTGGTTCCCAAAATTGTTTGGAAGAATGTTAAATAAAAATATGGGTTATGTTCACTTTTGGGTAACTGCAGTGTGTGCTTATGGTGTTTTCTTCCCGATGCACTTTATTGGACTAGCTGGTTTACCTAGACGTTACTATACTAATACTAACTTTCCATTGTTTGATGATTTACAAAACGTAAACGTTTTGATTACAACATTTGCCTTGGTTGGTGGTGTGTTTCAATTGGTATTTTTGTATAATTTCTTTAGCAGTATCTTTGTTGGTAAGAAAGCAGTACAAAATCCTTGGAGATCAAATACTTTGGAATGGACTACACCGGTAGAGCATATTCACGGTAACTGGCCTGGAGAAATTCCAGAAGTTCACAGATGGCCTTATGATTATTCTAATCCAGGTCATGATGAAGATTTCGTTCCGCAAACGGTTCCAATGAAACCAGGTGAAGAAGTGTTACATCACTAG
- a CDS encoding cytochrome c oxidase subunit II gives MTSLLVIIVLVLLAVALWQLTKIFDLTQVGSNEDNSQVANDNDNNVQGYLMFGFLAFIYILTIYGLFKWGGLVLHTPASAHGAQVDSLMNISWVLLFIVQAITQVLIHYFSFKYRGKQGQKALFFADNNKLEAVWSIIPAVVLAGLILYGLYAWTNIMFIDEDEDTVVIELYAQQFKWSARYAGEDNVLGKANVRYIEGINTLGVDMSDKNSQDDIVVSELHIPKGKKVHFKMRSQDVLHSAYMPHFRAQMNCVPGMVTEFAFEPVYTTAEYRELPYMIEKVSHINELRAKKSIDLVAKGGTALDPYTFDYLLLCNKICGASHYNMQMKIVVDTPEDYKKWLKEQALLAVQVRDANAAPAPAADGEGVSKDSVVVAPVVAVK, from the coding sequence ATGACGAGTTTGTTGGTAATTATAGTTTTAGTTTTATTAGCAGTTGCTCTATGGCAATTGACCAAAATATTTGATCTTACTCAGGTAGGTTCAAATGAGGACAATTCTCAAGTGGCTAATGATAATGATAATAATGTTCAGGGTTATTTGATGTTTGGATTTCTAGCATTCATTTATATACTAACTATTTATGGTTTGTTTAAATGGGGTGGTTTAGTTTTGCATACTCCAGCTTCGGCACATGGTGCTCAAGTAGATAGTTTGATGAATATTTCATGGGTTTTATTGTTTATCGTACAGGCTATTACGCAGGTATTGATTCACTACTTTAGTTTTAAGTATAGAGGAAAGCAAGGTCAAAAGGCTTTATTCTTTGCAGATAATAACAAGCTAGAAGCTGTTTGGAGTATTATTCCAGCTGTTGTTCTTGCAGGTTTGATTCTTTACGGATTGTATGCTTGGACTAACATTATGTTTATAGATGAAGATGAAGATACAGTAGTTATTGAGCTTTATGCTCAGCAATTTAAGTGGTCTGCCCGTTATGCTGGTGAAGATAATGTTCTTGGTAAGGCAAACGTAAGATACATTGAGGGAATCAATACTCTTGGTGTGGATATGTCAGACAAAAATTCTCAAGATGATATTGTAGTTTCAGAATTACACATTCCTAAAGGGAAAAAGGTTCACTTTAAAATGAGGTCGCAGGATGTTTTGCACTCTGCTTATATGCCACATTTTAGAGCTCAAATGAACTGTGTTCCTGGTATGGTTACTGAATTTGCTTTCGAACCAGTTTACACAACAGCTGAGTATAGAGAGTTACCTTATATGATTGAGAAAGTATCTCATATTAATGAGTTAAGAGCTAAAAAATCTATTGATTTAGTGGCTAAGGGTGGAACTGCTCTTGATCCATATACTTTTGATTATTTGTTACTTTGTAATAAAATTTGTGGTGCTTCACATTACAACATGCAAATGAAAATTGTAGTTGATACCCCAGAGGATTATAAAAAATGGTTAAAAGAACAAGCTTTATTGGCTGTACAAGTAAGAGATGCTAACGCTGCTCCTGCACCCGCTGCAGATGGTGAAGGTGTTTCGAAAGATTCAGTAGTTGTTGCTCCTGTAGTAGCAGTAAAATAA
- a CDS encoding quinol:cytochrome C oxidoreductase, translating to MYTFSSKLKTLSFILMAVGLLGIGYGFLNAPKDIQEVEILLAAESHGEHGAAQHEESKVADDAHGAAHHEQAKVSHEDGEHTKHLNHVLHQLQNKPWAALYVACIFFMLISMGVLAFYAIQQVAQAGWSPVLFRVMQGITAYLPYGSAIFFFILILCGLHFNHLFIWLDPEVVAHDELIANKASYLNFPFWIIRAAIFLIGWNLYRFYSAKNCVAQDEANDNLFYKKNFKMSAGFLVFFIVSESIMSWDWIMSVDPHWFSTLFGWYVFASFFVSGITTIALVTVYLKSKGYLEYVNTSHIHDLAKFMFGISIFWTYLWFSQFMLIWYADIPEEITYFITRIQLYNLPFFGAVVMNFVFPLLILLNTDFKRLSWVIVMAGTVILAGHYVDFFNMIMPGTVGDRWFIGVPEISSVLFFLGLFIFAVFTALTKTPLLPKRNPFIEESKHFHY from the coding sequence ATGTATACATTTTCAAGTAAATTAAAAACTCTTTCTTTTATCCTAATGGCCGTTGGTTTATTGGGGATTGGGTATGGTTTTTTAAATGCACCTAAAGATATTCAAGAAGTTGAAATTCTTCTTGCTGCTGAGAGCCATGGTGAACATGGTGCTGCTCAACATGAAGAGAGTAAAGTGGCAGATGATGCGCATGGTGCTGCTCATCACGAACAAGCGAAAGTTTCTCATGAAGATGGAGAACATACAAAACATTTAAATCATGTTTTGCACCAGTTGCAAAATAAGCCATGGGCTGCTTTATATGTTGCGTGTATTTTCTTTATGTTAATTTCAATGGGGGTTTTAGCTTTTTATGCTATTCAACAAGTTGCACAAGCGGGATGGTCTCCTGTTTTGTTTAGAGTTATGCAAGGGATTACAGCTTACCTTCCTTATGGTTCTGCTATTTTCTTCTTTATTTTAATTTTATGCGGACTTCATTTTAACCATTTGTTTATTTGGTTAGACCCAGAAGTAGTTGCGCATGATGAGCTTATTGCTAATAAAGCAAGTTATTTGAATTTTCCATTTTGGATAATTCGTGCTGCTATATTTTTGATAGGATGGAATCTATACAGATTTTATTCTGCTAAAAATTGTGTTGCACAAGATGAGGCTAATGATAATTTATTCTACAAAAAGAATTTTAAGATGTCAGCTGGTTTCTTAGTTTTCTTTATTGTATCAGAATCTATTATGTCATGGGATTGGATTATGTCTGTAGATCCACACTGGTTTAGTACTCTTTTCGGATGGTACGTTTTTGCTAGTTTCTTTGTAAGTGGTATTACTACTATTGCTCTTGTAACTGTATATTTGAAATCAAAAGGATATTTAGAGTATGTAAATACTAGTCATATACACGATTTAGCTAAATTTATGTTTGGTATTAGTATTTTCTGGACGTACTTATGGTTCTCTCAATTTATGTTAATCTGGTATGCAGATATTCCTGAAGAAATTACTTATTTTATTACAAGAATTCAATTGTACAACCTTCCTTTCTTTGGTGCTGTAGTTATGAATTTTGTATTCCCATTATTAATTTTATTAAATACTGATTTCAAAAGACTTAGTTGGGTTATCGTTATGGCTGGAACAGTTATATTAGCGGGTCACTATGTTGATTTCTTTAATATGATTATGCCTGGAACAGTAGGTGATCGTTGGTTTATCGGTGTTCCTGAGATTTCATCAGTTCTTTTCTTCTTAGGATTGTTTATCTTTGCAGTGTTTACTGCTTTGACTAAGACTCCTTTGTTACCAAAAAGAAATCCATTTATAGAAGAAAGTAAACATTTTCATTATTAA
- a CDS encoding c-type cytochrome: protein MKRVYKTALLLGITVLVTSCHNNKSPNYQYFPNMYESAGYETYSESAAFKNGKEGQLPPDGTINRGFEPYEYANTTEGYELAKANSKSPLDSIDRGSEKGKELFEIYCISCHGASGNGKGKLVEREKFLGVPSYKDRVITEGSIFHVVTYGLNSMGSHANQLSAHERWLVADYVLKLKSQL, encoded by the coding sequence ATGAAAAGGGTATATAAAACAGCACTTTTATTAGGCATCACTGTATTAGTGACATCATGTCATAATAATAAATCACCGAACTATCAATACTTTCCTAATATGTACGAATCAGCAGGATATGAAACTTATTCAGAATCTGCTGCTTTTAAAAATGGAAAAGAAGGTCAACTTCCTCCAGATGGTACTATTAACAGAGGGTTTGAGCCATATGAATACGCAAATACTACTGAAGGGTACGAATTAGCAAAAGCAAATTCAAAGTCTCCATTAGATTCTATTGATCGTGGTTCTGAAAAAGGAAAAGAGCTTTTTGAAATTTATTGTATCAGTTGTCATGGAGCATCTGGAAATGGTAAAGGTAAATTGGTAGAAAGAGAGAAATTTTTGGGAGTTCCTAGTTACAAAGATAGAGTTATTACAGAGGGAAGTATTTTTCATGTAGTTACTTATGGTTTGAATTCTATGGGTTCTCATGCTAATCAATTAAGTGCTCACGAACGTTGGTTAGTTGCTGACTACGTTTTGAAGCTTAAAAGCCAATTATAA
- a CDS encoding DUF3341 domain-containing protein gives MSNKVIYAIYNDDDILMDAVKKTRAAHHHIEEVFTPFPVHGLDKAMGLAPTRLAICSFIYGCIGISFATWMMNFVMIQDWPQDIGGKPSFSYIENMPAFVPIMFEMTVFFAAHLMVITFYMRSKLWPFKEAENPDVRTTDDHFLMEVAVNDNEEALVSFFQGTGAVEVKVIEKH, from the coding sequence ATGAGTAATAAAGTAATATACGCCATTTATAATGACGATGATATATTGATGGATGCGGTTAAAAAAACCCGTGCAGCTCATCATCATATTGAAGAAGTTTTTACTCCATTTCCCGTTCACGGGTTGGATAAAGCAATGGGCTTAGCGCCTACAAGATTAGCAATTTGTTCTTTCATATACGGTTGTATAGGTATTTCATTTGCTACTTGGATGATGAATTTTGTAATGATACAAGATTGGCCTCAAGATATTGGTGGTAAACCAAGTTTTAGTTATATTGAAAATATGCCTGCCTTCGTGCCAATTATGTTTGAGATGACTGTATTTTTTGCAGCTCACCTTATGGTTATTACTTTTTACATGAGAAGTAAATTGTGGCCATTCAAAGAAGCTGAAAATCCAGATGTAAGAACTACAGATGATCACTTCTTGATGGAAGTAGCTGTTAATGATAATGAAGAAGCGTTAGTTTCTTTTTTCCAAGGAACAGGCGCTGTAGAAGTTAAAGTAATTGAAAAGCACTAA